The Maniola hyperantus chromosome 27, iAphHyp1.2, whole genome shotgun sequence genome has a window encoding:
- the LOC117994761 gene encoding cuticle protein 1-like, with protein sequence MRFLIAFVALLGYASASAILAPLVYGANAGDVQAAHINANVAATDTVRAIGEGQARAAEAAIQYNTEAVRQVAETNRNIHENVYWGNVAASQNLVAAAQSQAAAIDGNLAGARAALSAGYAGAPLAYAGAPLAYAGAPLGVAAAYGAYPYGIRAW encoded by the exons ATCGCTTTCGTTGCCCTCCTCGGCTATGCTTCGGCTAGCGCCATCTTGGCCCCCCTAGTATACGGCGCTAACGCTGGCGACGTCCAGGCGGCCCACATCAACGCGAATGTCGCGGCCACAGACACCGTCCGCGCCATCGGAGAAGGCCAGGCCCGCGCTGCCGAAGCCGCCATCCAATACAACACTGAGGCAGTCCGACAG GTCGCTGAAACCAACCGCAACATCCACGAGAACGTTTACTGGGGCAACGTTGCCGCTTCCCAAAACCTTGTCGCCGCTGCGCAATCCCAAGCTGCCGCCATCGACGGAAACCTGGCTGGTGCCCGCGCTGCTTTATCTGCTGGCTATGCCGGTGCTCCCCTCGCCTACGCCGGCGCTCCCCTGGCCTACGCTGGTGCTCCCCTTGGCGTAGCCGCTGCCTACGGTGCCTACCCCTACGGAATCCGCGCTTGGTAA
- the LOC117994762 gene encoding cuticle protein 1-like, with protein MRFLIAFVALLGYASASAILAPLAYGANAGDVQAAIIDANVAAQDTARAIGEGQARAAEAAIQYNAEAVRQVAETNRNINQNLVNARAGYLGAPLAYAGAPLAYAGAPLGVAAAYGAYPYGIRAW; from the exons ATGAGATTCCTG ATCGCTTTCGTTGCCCTCCTCGGCTATGCTTCGGCTAGCGCCATCTTAGCTCCCCTGGCATACGGCGCCAACGCTGGCGACGTCCAGGCGGCCATCATCGACGCGAATGTCGCGGCGCAAGACACCGCCCGCGCCATCGGAGAAGGCCAGGCCCGCGCAGCCGAAGCCGCCATCCAGTACAACGCTGAGGCAGTCCGTCAG GTCGCTGAAACCAACCGCAACATCAACCAGAACCTTGTTAACGCCCGCGCCGGTTATCTCGGTGCACCCCTCGCTTACGCCGGCGCTCCCCTGGCCTACGCTGGTGCTCCCCTTGGCGTAGCCGCCGCCTACGGTGCCTACCCCTACGGAATCCGCGCTTGGTAA